The genomic stretch cacacacacacacagactgttaCAGGAAAGcaagcagaacacacacacacacacacacactttcagccTTATGTGTGCAATTCATCACACCCTTTTCCTTTATCTGACAGGGATGAAATTCACAGTCACAAgtggggttgtgtgtgtgtgtgtgtgtgtgtgtgtgtgggttgagCCTGCCAGCACAAGCattagtgtgtatgtgcatgtgtgtccctCCATCAGCCTGTACacttgtatatttgtgtgtgtgtgtctgttactgGCGCGTGTTCAtaagcagctgtgtgttttctttcatgtGTGCTCCTGttatcctgtgtgtgtgtgtgtgtgtgtgtgtgtgtgtgtgtgtgtgtgtgtgtgtgtgtgtgagtgagtgtgtgtgagtgtgtgtgcgcgtgcgtgctGTCTTTGTGCACTGTGTGAGTGGGTGCGGAGACTCGCTAGTTCCATTAGAGAGTTGAAATTGAAGGGGATGTGTGGAAACGAGTGTCGAGGAGCATTCATGTCGAGGCCTATTGTGCAGCGCCGGTTTCTCCCCCAcccctctcctgctcctcctcctcccttttccACCTCTGTCTCtatttccctctctttctttctctctcgcaCTCTCACACATTCAATTGCTCCCTCTTGATCACTCTGTCCTACTCAATTCAAAAAATGCCTCTCCACTCTGTCtgttcactctctctctctctccctccctcctttctcttatctcttctctctctctttatttctctctcttttttttttggtgaagaGAAGGAAGGTTGAGTTGTGGATTGAACTGGGAATATGTTGAATGAAGCcatattgtttttttgggtcctctttgtctttctattgttctgttctgttttctcaCCGTGTTTTGCGTTTAGTCCTAAATATGTGTCTAACCAGACAACATACCCTAGCatccatgttttgtttgtggtgttgaGTTTTCATTTTGCACAATGCTACAGTATGGCATTTGCCATATtaaataatgtacatttttatgccAAGCAGTTGTCATTACACTGAGTGGATAGTAGAGCCGATTCCAAACACAGTCATTTATGCTGCAAGGACGTGTGCCTGTAGTTTGAACTGTAGAAGAGCTCGGGACTACTTGTTCTTGTCAGCATTAGTTGAAACAGAAATATTCAtaaattttatttaagtaaagtaGCAATAGTACAATGTTTTCATACTCCACTACAAGTAAAAATGCAGAAGAATTATAAGGTAAAtgatacaaatttaaaaaacactcaTATTGCTGAATGGTCCCTTAAAAAGTGTTTATTATGTACTATcatcatatattatattattggattattactgtaaaatactgtattgtattgtattactgATTATTATCacagtaaaaagtacatttcccttttaaacattttgaagcAGAAGTATAAAATCGCATAAAATATACTGAACTTTAGCTTTGTacttttatgattattttccaACACTGCttgtcagactgtgtgtgtgtgtaatacaaGTGTGATAGCTCAAATTCAAATTAGcttttaattgtgcaaagaaGGTAAATTTTTAGGTTTTGAATCTTTTTGAGATCTTGATGAACAGGTATCATGCTCTGGGGTATTCTTGGCAGGAAGCAGTAACACAAGACACTCAAATATGGAAACTCATGCAGGGACGAAACCAGGACGCTTTTAGGAAGTCTGTGAAATGTTTGGGTTTGTTTAGGCTGCCTTCCATACTTCTTAGAAACGCACTTTTAATCAACTTGAACatatttttgtctctgtgtttgctCTCCGTTCTGAGTGTCTTGCACCAGGCTACGTTTTGAAATTACAAAAGATGAAGCATTTTTAAATAGccaaaaaaaagcaacaaagacaTCTCTAATGGAATATACTTCGTCTGTTGCCGATCCTTGATATGTTTGTCTAGTCTCACAGCCCAgttttatattgtatgttttatttgtatacatATAATGCTCTCGTCAGTGAATGTGTGCTCCACTTGAGGAAAACTAGAAAGAAGTGGAGTAAAATGTAAAGagaggacaaaagaaagaaagaagcatTCATatatttaaggaaaaaaaagctgaggTAGAGATACAGAGAAGAAGATGTAAGAGAGCGCAGataaaagagacagaagcagggttggggaaaaaaaagagatagacAGCATAAAGGGTactgaaaaagaggaagaattGTTAGCATGGAGCGAGTCCCGCCGAGACATTTTAGAGAGACGTTTTAAAGATGTCagggagtgtgtatgtgtaatgaTGAGCAGATCGGAGTGAAACGCTTGATGGGGAGCTGTGCTCTGCATGCCTAATGACTGTTAGGAGGGCCCCTCTCTCCTCATCGCGACGAATTAGGCTCTAACACAATTACTGCTGCTCTGCATATCTCAGACGGATTGGATGATTACCAACCAAATGTGATAATAGACCTGCGTGTGAGAAAGATAGGGAGTGTGCATGACGGAGAAagtggaaagtgtgtgtgtttgcatgaatgATTGctactttgtgtgtatgtgtgtaattgCATGTGCATCCAAGAGTTTTGAGAAAGAGTATTAAGTACAAGCAACTTAATTAATGAGGTAAATAAAGAGATTCTGATATGTGTGAGCATGTATatagcctctttcacacatagttcccgGTAAATTACTGGAATAACCTTTCAGGCAccgctagtgattttcactattcacacatgcagctatattcaggaacatttccatcTTGCGCCTTTTCACACGTGCCATGGCAATGCCGTAATAGATGGGGCAAGGCAAAGCCCAGCAAACGGTGGTAATGCAATacttatggatgccaaccgccataaaactcaacaaagGAAGAAGAAGTTGGGGCAAGGTCAGATGTACGTGGCGGAAGACGTGCCAATGTTCTTGTAATGTATTTCATATTCCACAGGTTTGCGAGacaagaaatgttttttcatgaTCCACTTGAATCAGGAACAAGGCAACCGTAAATAAGCCGCAGATTCAAATGTGTCATCAGCGGAGTCTTGTGATCGGTTTTCTCGCTCCGTGTGAAAGCATCTTTCAGCAGATAGATGTAACCCTTTACAtgcttgtccctgcaatgttactgttttcattcacaacacagccataccggcattttccctgaaatgttagGCTGCTAGGTCTTGAGATGGGAAATTGGTGGTACAGATTTCCTGAATATccatccctgctcccattcacacatgaccccatgcaggaaatgtttctgaatgtttcagggatagactgtgtgtgtgaaaggggcttatGATGCAAGATATGTGTGCCCCAGTCTGAGAAGGTCATAGCAGATGTTTCCCATACAGATGAGAGTGTGGTTTGAATCACAATTTTCATACAACGACGGTTTAAAGAATAGGTCTGGAGATATTCTATATTATCCGGTGATATATATATGTCAACcaatccaatgaaaagaccaaaaccagcaatgaaTTGATGCTACTATGTAGTATTGTTTGTGCAGCCAAAGCCTGATTATTCCTCTGTTCTGTAGAGCTTCATTGTAGTCCAAATGCTATTgtagtccaactgaaattaaattgccttttttttatcTACTACAGCacacatatctgctctgtaaatcacttctgtgttctcctttgagaaaaaatcagaaaccaaaagggagaagtttatattttaaattctttgatttaAAATATAGTAGTAGTTTTACATGAATTCAATTTAACCGTTCCACCATCCGCTTGTGTGAGTGGAGACCGTAATTCAGTACAGCAAATCAGATCTTGAATGAAGTGATAACGTGGCGTTTgatcataggcagagcagacgggtcacactgagcctgatagcatcctgctacacaacacaagagccaccGACTCTGAACAACAGCCCACATTaactttcctgctaaagtctccttcttatctaactcacaaacatgaacacacatcttgtcctgcatcttagcttgttgaacaagccaccaaacaaacattcatcagGGAAAGGTGCactgctaatgtcagttagcaggctagacagctaattagctgctcagctgcagcacattaaacagcatgtaaacatgaTATCACACCTGCAAATgtctgttagatgctggtttggtcttTGCTCTTCAAAATTCCTGTTAGCAACACGCTGTCTGTTCATGACGTGTAGCTTcagtagtttgtttactttgtctcagTTTGATACAGATAGcctgccagctaatgtcaatcaCAAAGGGTACACTGCAAAGCTGTGAATAGATGTAAATTAAAGTTTGCCACAGCATCTCCACTACGATACCTGCAGTTGCTGGATTAGCTGATAGAGATTTAACGTCATATTTGCCACTTCATATGACGCCTGCTGCTACATACCAAGAAACACACCTGTACAGCCAAATGAAGCACAGTCAGTGATAATGGTATAAATTGTCAACTAATTTATGGTATAAATTTGCAACTAAAGTGacaacacctgtgtgtgtgtgtggaccacGGGTATGTATGAGCCACtccattgcactgggtgacgtgTTCCTTCATTAGCATGAGCATGGCTTCcgtagtttattttgagtcaatcccacatacttCGTCCTGCTGTCGTAAATACTCATCACAGCATTAAGTCCGTGACTGAAAGTAGTCCTTAACAAATAGGCTATACCACTTCATCCTATTTGACTAACATTTGCTTTAgaattattttgcttttttttttttttaaatgaaactacatttttgaccttttttttatagattaacAGCTTAAGTAGGAAAGAATGGGCTCAGAGCtaagagccacagacagggtagggaaGTCTAGGACATACATACCCAACAGGCCGAGAGCAAAATTAACCTGACCCAGACCTCTTTTGAGTGACACATTGGTATCATGTCACCTCAGCTGTCATCTTTCAGCTGCCCTCCAATCACCACAATTAGCAAGGTTGGTGTGTAATGTAGGAGCTCCGGACGATGAAGTAAAATGGCTTGTTCAAAACTAGCtgatacaaaaaagaaatattgacaataaaaaagacaTCCATTTAAGGACAACTGGACTGAGAAATATGTGTTCATTTCACACAAGGAAAGCACAAGACCTACTGTAGGTGCTTGATTTACAATGAAACAGTTGCCATAATGAAGAGTGGGAACGCAAAACACCACTgcaactccaaacatgcctgtttTGAACAAATGAGCCCAAAAACTTGGTTACAGAATGATGTCCTGGagtttttgtactgaaatatcatcatgtaaTGCACCCTTACTGGACCGTGGACACAGTGGAAATGTATTAAGTGGATCTCCAAGACTATTATTCAGTAACCCTGGTCTAGACTAACAAAAGACTAATACATCTTTGGTTTCGGTCTTTTCAAgggatttgtttacaataaaagaaatatagaaaaacaacaGCCATGTTATCTAACTAAATGTTTCTCCCTTCGCAGGCTGAGATAGTGAAGAGATTGAACGGGATCTGCGCGCAAGTCCTGCCCTACCTGTCTCAGGAGGTAAGcgcacacactcagacacacactgacaaaaagaCGTCACTAACCCCCTGACCCTCAGTCCTATTCCTTACATCCTGGAATGAGATCACCCTCATTCCCGCCTCATTACCTCTCCACCTCGCTGACCCCTCGCTCGGCATCCCTACCTCCACTTCTCTCCTCCCGTCATTCATCATCACTCGTGTTCTCTTCCACCTCACTCTCACTTTATTCCTCCCTCCCCCACCTTGATTCTTCTCTGCCATATTCAATCTATCCCTTCCTCCCAGTCGTCCCTCCCCCCTTCCCCCATTTTGGGCCTCCACTTCCTCTCCCCCCCCTTCTCTTTATCCCTCCCTTCTACGCCGCCTCCTCCATCCCactcttcttttcctttctacatgtgtgtgtttgtgtgtgtcagcataATAAATGGTTGTGTGATTCAGATAAGCCGTGCTCTTATCTGCCCACCAGGGGGTTGACCTCCACCCATTACAGCACACCAGCCGACCATCCATTCACCAGTGTCACACAagacctttgtgtgtgtgtgtgtgtgtgtttgtgtgtgtgtgtgtgtgactggatGAATAGCTGAATGGCCGGAGGGGGGATGGATGCATCACCAGAGAGGATTGTCGGGTCTCTGTTGGGACTATTGATATTGATCTAacctctccacctctctctctttccccaaACTCTCCTCCCCTTGTTTCTGTCTCACTTTCAttgtctctctcactttcaACCCCTCATCTTCACCCCcacctctcccctcctccccccaacCTCATCtccagcaccagcagcaggtCCTGGCAGCTATAGAGAGGGCCAAGCAGGTCACCCCCCCAGAGATGAACTCCATCATAAGGGTACGATGTTCCAGCCCCCAGCCACGCCTGTGGGCCTGGTGATGGCTAGAAAAGTGCAATTATTGATCATTATCATAAattctattattttctttaatgacatttatttattggctTATTGTTTGTAAACATTCTCTGCTTTGACATTTCAAAGGAGGAATAAGTAATGTAGCGTTAAATAAACAGGTGGATCAAATCTGAATTCCAGTCTGTGATCGTTCATGATGGATACTTTGATACTTATTAAGTTTCTATACCTTTTTAAAGTGTTGCAAacgttttatttgttttatatgatcACAAGGTTCTTAGTGATGTAAATGCAGGTCTGTGCCATCTTTACTTAAATAGTGTGCGGCTGTACCAATGAAAGAATCCTTGAAGCTTACACCAGAGCCACTATCGTTTTTCTACAAACAACCCAAGGAAaaaatggataaataaatatattgaaCAAAAAATTGTAATATAGCTCATCTTTAACATAAATCATAAAAGAGATACATTGATTGGCCAGAATAAGTGAATGATATCCAGTACAAAAGTCCTGTAATAAATACAAGCTTTGTGAAGCATGATTTTAATTGGCAGCGAGTTTTTTGATTCATATTCAGTTTTGAAGGAAATATTTAAAGGTGCACTCCAGCGATGTAGTATTGCACCTAAATAAAGTTTGGGGGCTTTgagatacaaataaaaaattgaatGAATGCTCAAAATCAAAGGCGCAGAGGCAGAGTTATCCTCATTTTTAGTCCCTTGAATGGGTGGAGTCCTAAAAACGCTGAATCCTtcaattcccataatgcaactcaacagTGTCTTTCATTAGTTGATGATcccactatgacatcatcagggttattttctctgacttgacaaaccaaaacaatagtttttacaggctgagtagtactctTGATCCTCatatgtaaaatcagtggagtgcccctttacatttgatttatttttgacattttaccttttttttcacaatgaGCATCAAAGTATCAATTATACAAGATGGATTACATGGTACCCTCCTTCATCAATGCATGGTTAAAATTATTGATCACTAAAAATAATAAGACTAGCTTGCTAAAATACTGACTCAGTATGGATAGGGCATTAGCCAGCTAACCACAATCCTTCATCTCTGTGGCTGTAATGTTAGCCAGCTATACTTTATCAGCCTTATGCTAGCTAGCTTAGCTACTCCATCATTTTACCAAAGGTTTAATATTAGCTAGCCTAGCCACTCCATCATGTTTCTATTGGTCCAGTGTTAGCAGGGCTACCCACTCCATCACTGTGATGCATGATTCACTGTAGCCccttttatacagagatcctGCAGTATTGCCGGAAAGAAGACCTGTCATTATGCCggctttgctttttttacactgaaGCAAACAAATCCAGCATAATGTCGCCCCCGTGTGTAAATTTAGAAAGCATGCCAGCGTTCTGGAATCAGAGGCGTGACATGTAACACAACAGTGTCTGTGTCTAGTGTGTGTGGTCCCAACATGCCAgctgtcccttttacacagaCATCGATCCGGCAATGTGACTACCTCCACTGCTGGGTTAATGGTGGAGCAACAGCGCCCCCCTATTCCATATTTGTACCTTTTATACAGCAAGGCAGAATAATGGCACAACATTCCtgccttgaacaggctgtgtaaaaggggctaaCTAAACACAATTTTGTCAATTTTCTGATTCCTAATACTGTTTTCTTTTGATAGCTGCTAATATCATAATGAATTTTTACATGTGAAGTATATACTATAGAGCATTTGAGGTCTGGTTCTGAACGTAAAGCAGGGCTGTTGACTTTGTAGGTGTAGCCTGAGGAAGTCGGGGCTGTTCTAAACTGTTTATGAGAAGTCAGTCAGGATTGTCATAAAATCAACCCACTGATGTGTCATCATGTTGAGTGTGTGCACAGTGGGGAGTGATTAAAGTGCACAGGCGTGGCAGTAacaatttttctttctttatattaaaatgaaatgcatgTGTACCCTGTGgggatgtttttatgtgtatttccatgtgtttgattttatgtCTGTCCTTTTGTTGAATTGTGGgcatcttttctctcctcctgcacTTAGTTTGCTTTCATCTCGGTGTTTGAGTTATTTCTTGAGGATGTATATTGAAAATTGCGTCTATTATAAATAACTTATGTGTGCTGCAGGTCTTCCGTCTCCTGCTGAGCGTGTGTTTTAGCTGTGATATGAGCCCTCCATCTATCCCATTGTGCTGGAGCCATTAGCGCTTTGCCTCAAGGGTTATACATTAAACATAGTTTGTAATGTATATTAGGTGTGAAGATTTTGCATTTCCATCcgtttttgtgttttgctgtgATTGTGTGCTGAATCTATCCTGCTGTGTCTAAGATGTGCCTGGTtgtcttctgtgcagcagcagctccaggctCACCAGCTGTCTCAGCTCCAGGGTCTGGCCCTGCCCATGACCCCCCTGCCGCTGGGCCTGAGCCAGCCAACCCTCCCCGCCGTCACCACCTCCTCCggcctcttctccctctcctccctgctGGCCTCCCAAGCCCAGCTGGCCAAGGAGGAGAAAGCATCGCGTGACGGAGTCGACAGCCACCGCGAGGAGGACGGAGACAAGTCTGATTAGATGATCTCCCcattcagctctgtttttgtccaGAGACCTGAAACCCCAGATCCAAAACCCCTTGGCCTACAGCCTCTCCCCtggtctccctctctctgatcTTAGCTAACATGGGCT from Thunnus albacares chromosome 9, fThuAlb1.1, whole genome shotgun sequence encodes the following:
- the tle5 gene encoding TLE family member 5 isoform X2; this translates as MMFPQSRHSASSQQLKFTTSDSCDRIKDEFQFLQAQYHSLKLECDKLASEKSEMQRHYIMYYEMSYGLNIEMHKQAEIVKRLNGICAQVLPYLSQEHQQQVLAAIERAKQVTPPEMNSIIRQLQAHQLSQLQGLALPMTPLPLGLSQPTLPAVTTSSGLFSLSSLLASQAQLAKEEKASRDGVDSHREEDGDKSD
- the tle5 gene encoding TLE family member 5 isoform X1, with the protein product MMFPQSRHSASSQQLKFTTSDSCDRIKDEFQFLQAQYHSLKLECDKLASEKSEMQRHYIMYYEMSYGLNIEMHKQAEIVKRLNGICAQVLPYLSQEHQQQVLAAIERAKQVTPPEMNSIIRQQLQAHQLSQLQGLALPMTPLPLGLSQPTLPAVTTSSGLFSLSSLLASQAQLAKEEKASRDGVDSHREEDGDKSD